A stretch of Maniola hyperantus chromosome 15, iAphHyp1.2, whole genome shotgun sequence DNA encodes these proteins:
- the Mhc gene encoding myosin heavy chain, muscle isoform X33: MPKAAVQEGDDPDPTPYLFVSLEQKRIDQSKPYDGKKACWVPDEKEGFVQGEIKATKGDLVTVSLPGGEERTVKKELVGQVNPPKFEKVEDMADLTYLNEAAVLHNLRQRYYSKLIYTYSGLFCVAINPYKRFPVYTFRCAKLYRGKRRSEVPPHIFAISDGAYVNMLTNHENQSMLITGESGAGKTENTKKVIAYFATVGASSKKEQTTSDKKGSLEDQVVQTNPVLEAFGNAKTVRNDNSSRFGKFIRIHFGPSGKLAGADIETYLLEKARVISQQALERSYHIFYQMMSGSVKGLKEICLLSNNVNDYNIVSQGKTSIPGVDDGAEMILTDEAFDILGFTQEEKDNVYKITAAVMHMGCMKFKQRGREEQAEADGTEDGQKVATLLGVDVQDLYKNLLKPRIKVGNEFVTQGRNKDQVTNSVGALCKGMFDRLFKWLVKKCNETLDTKQKRQHFIGVLDIAGFEIFDFNGFEQLCINFTNEKLQQFFNHHMFVLEQEEYQREGIEWTFIDFGMDLQNCIDLIEKPMGILSILEEESMFPKATDLTFVEKLNNNHLGKSAPYLKPKPPKPGCQAAHFAIGHYAGNVGYNITGWLEKNKDPLNDTVVDQFKKGQNKLLIEIFADHPGQSGQPDAGGGGKGGRGKKGGGFATVSSAYKEQLNNLMTTLRSTQPHFVRCIIPNELKQAGLIDSHLVMHQLTCNGVLEGIRICRKGFPNRMVYPDFKLRYKILCPNLVKDPITPEKATEKILEHTGLDAESFRLGKTKVFFRAGVLGQMEELRDDRLSKIISWLQAYIRGYLSRKDFKKLQEQRLALQVVQRNLRKYLQLRTWPWWKLWQRVKPLLNVSRIEDEIAKLEEKAQKAQEAFEKEEKLRKEVEALNSKLLEEKANLLASLEGEKGSLSEIQDRANKLQAQKADIESQLRDTQDRLTQEEDARNQLFQAKKKLEQEVSGLKKDVEDLELSVQKSEQDKATKDHQIRNLNDEIAHQDELINKLNKEKKMQGESNQKTAEELQAAEDKVNHLNKVKQKLEQTLDELEDSLEREKKLRGDVEKQRRKVEGDLKLTQEAVADLERNKKELEQTVQRKDKEISSLTAKLEDEQSIVSKTQKQIKELQARIEELEEEVESERQARAKAEKQRADLARELEELGERLEEAGGATSAQIELNKKREAELSKLRRDLEEANIQHESTLANLRKKHNDAVAEMGEQLDQLNKLKSKAEKERAQYFSEVNDLRAGIDHLSNEKAASEKIIKQLQHQLNEVQNKADEANRTLNDLDAAKKKLSIENSDLLRQLEEAESQVSQLSKIKVSLTTQLEDTKRLADEEARERATLLGKFRNLEHDLDNIREQVEEEAEGKADLQRQLSKANAEAQLWRSKYESEGVARSEELEEAKRKLQARLAEAEETIESLNQKVVALEKTKQRLATEVEDLQLEVDRATAIANAAEKKQKAFDKIIGEWKLKVDDLAAELDASQKECRNYSTELFRLKGAYEEGQEQLEAVRRENKNLADEVKDLLDQIGEGGRNIHEIEKARKRLEAEKDELQAALEEAEAALEQEENKVLRAQLELSQVRQEIDRRIQEKEEEFENTRKNHQRALDSMQASLEAEAKGKAEALRMKKKLEADINELEIALDHANKANAEAQKNIKRYQGQIKDLQTALEEEQRARDDAREQLGISERRANALQNELEESRTLLEQADRARRQAEQELGDAHEQLNDLSAQNGSLSAAKRKLESELQTLHSDLDELLNEAKNSEEKAKKAMVDAARLADELRAEQEHAQTQEKLRKALEQQIKELQIRLDEAEANALKGGKKAIQKLEQRVRELENELDGEQRRHADAQKNLRKAERRIKELTFQGEEDRKNHERMQDLVDKLQQKIKTYKRQIEEAEEIAALNLAKFRKAQQELEEAEERADLAEQAISKFRGKGRAGSAARGVSPAPRSRPAFDGFGTFPPRFDLGPENDF; this comes from the exons CGGTGAGTCTGGTGCTGGTAAGACTGAGAACACGAAGAAGGTAATTGCGTACTTTGCCACCGTCGGTGCCTCCTCGAAGAAGGAACAGACCACCAGCGACAAGAAGGGCTCTCTGGAAGACCAGGTCGTACAAACTAACCCTGTGCTTGAAGCCTTCGGTAACGCCAAGACTGTGCGTAACGACAACTCCTCCCGTTTC GGTAAATTCATCCGTATTCACTTCGGACCATCTGGCAAACTGGCTGGTGCCGATATTGAGACCT ATCTGCTAGAGAAGGCTCGTGTCATCTCCCAACAGGCGCTCGAGCGTTCCTACCACATCTTCTACCAGATGATGTCTGGCTCCGTCAAAGGACTTAAAG AAATCTGCCTTCTGTCCAACAACGTCAACGATTATAACATCGTGTCGCAAGGCAAGACCAGCATCCCGGGCGTTGACGACGGCGCGGAAATGATACTTACCGAT GAAGCCTTTGACATCCTGGGCTTCACCCAAGAAGAGAAGGACAACGTATACAAGATCACCGCCGCTGTCATGCACATGGGTTGTATGAAGTTCAAGCAGAGGGGTCGCGAGGAACAGGCTGAGGCCGACGGCACTGAG GACGGTCAGAAGGTCGCCACGCTTCTCGGTGTCGACGTCCAGGACTTGTACAAGAACCTGCTGAAGCCCCGCATCAAGGTCGGAAACGAGTTCGTGACCCAGGGCCGTAACAAGGACCAGGTCACCAACTCCGTGGGTGCTCTCTGCAAAGGCATGTTCGATCGTCTCTTCAAGTGGCTCGTCAAGAAGTGTAACGAGACCCTAGACACCAAGCAGAAGAGACAGCACTTCATCGGTGTGCTGGATATTGCTGGTTTCGAAATCTTCGAC TTCAACGGTTTTGAGCAACTCTGCATTAATTTCACCAACGAGAAACTGCAGCAGTTCTTTAACCACCACATGTTTGTGTTGGAGCAAGAAGAGTACCAACGCGAAGGCATCGAATGGACCTTCATTGATTTTGGCATGGATCTCCAAAATTGCATTGACCTTATAGAAAAG CCTATGGGTATCCTCTCAATTCTTGAGGAAGAGTCTATGTTCCCGAAAGCCACTGACCTGACATTCGTTGAGAAGTTGAACAACAACCACTTGGGCAAGTCTGCTCCTTACTTGAAGCCCAAGCCCCCCAAGCCTGGTTGCCAAGCCGCTCACTTCGCTATTGGTCATTACGCCGGTAAT GTCGGTTACAACATCACTGGCTGGCTTGAGAAGAACAAGGACCCCCTTAACGACACCGTAGTCGACCAGTTCAAGAAGGGCCAGAACAAACTGTTGATCGAGATCTTCGCTGACCATCCTGGACAGTCCGGCCAGCCTGATGCTGGTGGCGGCGGCAAGG GAGGTCGCGGTAAGAAGGGCGGTGGTTTTGCTACTGTCTCTTCCGCATACAAG GAACAACTGAATAACTTGATGACAACGCTGAGGTCTACACAGCCTCACTTCGTGCGTTGTATCATTCCCAATGAATTGAAACAGGCCG GTCTCATCGACTCTCACCTTGTGATGCACCAGCTCACCTGTAACGGTGTGTTGGAAGGCATCCGTATTTGCCGTAAAGGTTTCCCCAACAGGATGGTCTACCCTGACTTCAAGCTCCG atacaaaattctGTGCCCGAACCTGGTCAAAGATCCAATTACACCAGAGAAAGCCACCGAGAAAATTCTCGAACATACCGGCTTGGATGCGGAGTCTTTCAGGCTCGGGAAAACCAAG GTATTCTTCCGCGCCGGTGTCCTGGGTCAGATGGAGGAGTTGCGTGATGACAGGCTCTCCAAGATCATATCTTGGCTCCAGGCCTACATCCGTGGTTACCTCTCAAGGAAGGACTTCAAGAAACTGCAAGAACAGAG ATTGGCTCTCCAAGTGGTCCAGCGCAACTTGCGCAAGTACCTCCAACTGCGCACCTGGCCCTGGTGGAAGCTGTGGCAGAGGGTCAAGCCCCTGCTCAACGTCAGCCGCATCGAGGATGAGATCGCG AAACTGGAGGAGAAGGCACAGAAGGCCCAGGAGGCCTTCGAGAAGGAAGAGAAACTTCGCAAGGAAGTCGAGGCCCTTAATTCCAAACTCCTCGAAGAGAAGGCAAACCTTTTGGCTTCTCTCGAAGGCGAGAAGGGCTCGCTCTCTGAGATCCAGGACCGCGCCAACAAGCTCCAGGCGCAGAAGGCCGATATCGAGAGCCAACTTCGG GATACCCAAGACCGCCTCACTCAAGAGGAGGATGCCCGCAACCAACTCTTCCAAGCCAAGAAGAAGTTGGAACAGGAAGTGTCTGGCTTGAAGAAGGATGTAGAAGATCTCGAACTTTCCGTCCAGAAGTCCGAACAAGACAAGGCCACCAAGGATCACCAGATCCGCAACTTGAACGATGAGATCGCCCACCAGGACGAGCTCATCAACAAGCTCAACAAGGAGAAGAAGATGCAAGGCGAGAGCAACCAGAAGACCGCTGAGGAGCTGCAAGCGGCCGAGGACAAGGTCAACCACCTCAACAAGGTCAAGCAGAAGCTCGAGCAGACCCTCGACGAGCTCGAGGACTCCTTGGAGCGCGAGAAGAAACTGCGCGGTGACGTCGAGAAGCAGAGGAGGAAGGTCGAGGGTGACCTCAAGCTCACCCAGGAAGCCGTCGCCGACCTCGAGCGCAACAAGAAGGAGCTCGAACAGACCGTGCAGCGCAAGGACAAGGAAATCTCTTCCCTCACCGCCAAGCTCGAGGACGAGCAGTCCATCGTCAGCAAGACCCAGAAACAGATCAAGGAACTGCAAGCCCGCATCGAGGAGTTGGAAGAGGAAGTCGAATCCGAACGCCAGGCCCGCGCTAAAGCTGAGAAGCAACGCGCTGATCTCGCTCGGGAACTCGAGGAGCTCGGCGAGCGTCTCGAGGAAGCCGGTGGTGCCACCTCTGCTCAGATCGAACTCAACAAGAAGCGTGAGGCTGAGCTCAGCAAGCTCCGCCGCGACTTGGAGGAGGCCAACATCCAGCACGAGTCCACCCTCGCCAACCTCCGCAAGAAGCACAACGATGCCGTTGCTGAGATGGGCGAGCAGCTCGACCAGCTCAACAAACTTAAGTCCAA GGCTGAGAAAGAACGCGCTCAATACTTTAGCGAAGTCAATGACCTTCGCGCCGGTATCGACCACTTGTCCAACGAAAAG GCCGCCTCAGAAAAGATCATCAAGCAACTCCAACACCAGCTCAACGAGGTCCAGAACAAGGCTGATGAAGCTAACCGCACCCTCAACGACCTGGATGCCGCCAAGAAGAAGTTGTCCATCGAGAACTCTGACCTGCTCCGCCAGTTGGAGGAGGCCGAGTCCCAGGTGTCGCAGCTCTCCAAGATCAAGGTGTCGCTCACCACACAGTTGGAGGACACCAAGAGGCTCGCTGACGAAGAGGCTAGG gaaCGCGCCACACTTCTTGGCAAGTTCCGCAACCTCGAACACGACTTGGACAACATCCGCGAGCAAGTCGAAGAGGAGGCCGAAGGCAAGGCTGACTTACAACGCCAGCTTTCCAAGGCTAACGCTGAAGCTCAATTATGGCGCTCCAAGTACGAGTCTGAAGGCGTCGCTCGCTCTGAGGAACTCGAGGAGGCCAAGCGCAAGCTCCAGGCCCGCCTCGCCGAAGCAGAGGAGACCATCGAATCCCTCAACCAGAAGGTCGTTGCCCTCGAAAAGACCAAGCAGCGTCTCGCCACCGAAGTGGAGGACCTGCAACTCGAGGTCGACCGTGCCACTGCCATTGCCAATGCCGCTGAGAAGAAACAGAAGGCCTTCGACAAAATCATTGGCGAATGGAAGCTCAAGGTTGACGACCTTGCCGCTGAACTCGATGCCAGCCAGAAGGAATGCCGCAACTACTCCACCGAACTGTTCCGCCTCAAGGGTGCTTACGAAGAAGGCCAGGAACAACTCGAGGCCGTCCGCCGCGAGAACAAGAACCTTGCCGATGAAGTTAAAGACTTACTCGACCAGATCGGTGAGGGTGGCCGCAACATTCACGAAATCGAGAAGGCCAGGAAGCGTCTCGAAGCCGAGAAAGATGAGCTCCAGGCTGCCCTCGAGGAGGCCGAAGCGGCCCTCGAACAGGAGGAGAACAAGGTTCTGCGTGCTCAACTCGAGCTGTCCCAGGTCAGACAGGAGATCGACAGGAGGATCCAGGAGAAGGAAGAGGAATTCGAAAACACCCGCAAGAACCACCAACGCGCATTGGACTCCATGCAGGCTTCCCTCGAAGCCGAGGCTAAGGGCAAGGCTGAGGCCCTGCGCATGAAGAAGAAGCTCGAGGCTGACATCAATGAACTTGAAATCGCCCTCGACCATGCCAACAAGGCCAACGCTGAGGCTCAGAAGAACATCAAACGCTACCAGGGTCAAATCAAGGACCTCCAGACCGCTTTGGAAGAGGAACAGCGTGCCCGTGACGATGCTCGCGAGCAGCTCGGTATCTCAGAGCGTCGCGCTAACGCCCTCCAGAACGAACTCGAGGAATCTCGTACGCTTCTGGAACAGGCCGACCGCGCTCGTCGCCAGGCCGAACAGGAACTCGGCGATGCTCACGAACAGCTCAACGATCTCTCCGCACAGAACGGCTCACTCTCCGCCGCCAAGAGGAAACTCGAATCCGAGCTCCAGACCCTACACTCCGACCTCGACGAGCTCCTCAACGAGGCTAAGAACTCCGAAGAGAAGGCGAAGAAGGCCATGGTGGACGCTGCCAGGCTCGCCGACGAGCTCCGCGCTGAGCAGGAACACGCCCAGACACAGGAGAAACTCCGCAAAGCCCTCGAACAACAGATCAAGGAACTGCAGATCAGGCTTGACGAGGCCGAGGCGAACGCGCTCAAGGGAGGCAAGAAAGCCATCCAGAAACTCGAACAGAGGGTACGAGAGCTGGAGAACGAGCTCGACGGCGAACAGAGGAGACACGCAGACGCACAGAAGAACCTGCGTAAGGCCGAGAGGCGTATCAAGGAACTGACTTTCCAGGGTGAGGAGGACCGCAAGAACCACGAGCGTATGCAGGACCTCGTCGACAAACTTCAGCAGAAGATCAAGACCTACAAGAGGCAGATCGAGGAAGCCGAAGAAATTGCCGCCCTCAACTTGGCCAAGTTCCGCAAGGCGCAACAGGAATTAGAGGAAGCCGAAGAAAGGGCAGACCTTGCCGAACAAGCGATCAGCAAATTCCGTGGCAAGGGACGCGCGGGATCCGCAGCGAGAGGAGTCAGTCCGGCG CCCCGCTCGCGCCCCGCATTCGACGGTTTCGGCACCTTCCCACCAAGGTTCGACCTGGGGCCAGAAAACGATTTCTAA
- the Mhc gene encoding myosin heavy chain, muscle isoform X36, producing the protein MPKAAVQEGDDPDPTPYLFVSLEQKRIDQSKPYDGKKACWVPDEKEGFVQGEIKATKGDLVTVSLPGGEERTVKKELVGQVNPPKFEKVEDMADLTYLNEAAVLHNLRQRYYSKLIYTYSGLFCVAINPYKRFPVYTFRCAKLYRGKRRSEVPPHIFAISDGAYVNMLTNHENQSMLITGESGAGKTENTKKVIAYFATVGASSKKEQTTSDKKGSLEDQVVQTNPVLEAFGNAKTVRNDNSSRFGKFIRIHFGPSGKLAGADIETYLLEKARVISQQALERSYHIFYQMMSGSVKGLKEICLLSNNVNDYNIVSQGKTSIPGVDDGAEMILTDEAFDILGFTQEEKDNVYKITAAVMHMGCMKFKQRGREEQAEADGTEDGQKVATLLGVDVQDLYKNLLKPRIKVGNEFVTQGRNKDQVTNSVGALCKGMFDRLFKWLVKKCNETLDTKQKRQHFIGVLDIAGFEIFDYNGFEQLCINFTNEKLQQFFNHHMFVLEQEEYKQEGINWTFIDFGMDLLACIDLIEKPMGILSILEEESMFPKATDLTFVEKLNNNHLGKSAPYLKPKPPKPGCQAAHFAIGHYAGNVGYNITGWLEKNKDPLNDTVVDQFKKGQNKLLIEIFADHPGQSGQPDAGGGGKGGRGKKGGGFATVSSAYKEQLNNLMTTLRSTQPHFVRCIIPNELKQAGLIDSHLVMHQLTCNGVLEGIRICRKGFPNRMVYPDFKLRYKILAPQAVEKESDPKKIAQVILDATALDVESYRLGHTKVFFRAGVLGQMEELRDDRLSKIISWLQAYIRGYLSRKDFKKLQEQRLALQVVQRNLRKYLQLRTWPWWKLWQRVKPLLNVSRIEDEIAKLEEKAQKAQEAFEKEEKLRKEVEALNSKLLEEKANLLASLEGEKGSLSEIQDRANKLQAQKADIESQLRDTQDRLTQEEDARNQLFQAKKKLEQEVSGLKKDVEDLELSVQKSEQDKATKDHQIRNLNDEIAHQDELINKLNKEKKMQGESNQKTAEELQAAEDKVNHLNKVKQKLEQTLDELEDSLEREKKLRGDVEKQRRKVEGDLKLTQEAVADLERNKKELEQTVQRKDKEISSLTAKLEDEQSIVSKTQKQIKELQARIEELEEEVESERQARAKAEKQRADLARELEELGERLEEAGGATSAQIELNKKREAELSKLRRDLEEANIQHESTLANLRKKHNDAVAEMGEQLDQLNKLKSKAEKERAQYFSEVNDLRAGIDHLSNEKAASEKIIKQLQHQLNEVQNKADEANRTLNDLDAAKKKLSIENSDLLRQLEEAESQVSQLSKIKVSLTTQLEDTKRLADEEARERATLLGKFRNLEHDLDNIREQVEEEAEGKADLQRQLSKANAEAQLWRSKYESEGVARSEELEEAKRKLQARLAEAEETIESLNQKVVALEKTKQRLATEVEDLQLEVDRATAIANAAEKKQKAFDKIIGEWKLKVDDLAAELDASQKECRNYSTELFRLKGAYEEGQEQLEAVRRENKNLADEVKDLLDQIGEGGRNIHEIEKARKRLEAEKDELQAALEEAEAALEQEENKVLRAQLELSQVRQEIDRRIQEKEEEFENTRKNHQRALDSMQASLEAEAKGKAEALRMKKKLEADINELEIALDHANKANAEAQKNIKRYQGQIKDLQTALEEEQRARDDAREQLGISERRANALQNELEESRTLLEQADRARRQAEQELGDAHEQLNDLSAQNGSLSAAKRKLESELQTLHSDLDELLNEAKNSEEKAKKAMVDAARLADELRAEQEHAQTQEKLRKALEQQIKELQIRLDEAEANALKGGKKAIQKLEQRVRELENELDGEQRRHADAQKNLRKAERRIKELTFQGEEDRKNHERMQDLVDKLQQKIKTYKRQIEEAEEIAALNLAKFRKAQQELEEAEERADLAEQAISKFRGKGRAGSAARGVSPAPRSRPAFDGFGTFPPRFDLGPENDF; encoded by the exons CGGTGAGTCTGGTGCTGGTAAGACTGAGAACACGAAGAAGGTAATTGCGTACTTTGCCACCGTCGGTGCCTCCTCGAAGAAGGAACAGACCACCAGCGACAAGAAGGGCTCTCTGGAAGACCAGGTCGTACAAACTAACCCTGTGCTTGAAGCCTTCGGTAACGCCAAGACTGTGCGTAACGACAACTCCTCCCGTTTC GGTAAATTCATCCGTATTCACTTCGGACCATCTGGCAAACTGGCTGGTGCCGATATTGAGACCT ATCTGCTAGAGAAGGCTCGTGTCATCTCCCAACAGGCGCTCGAGCGTTCCTACCACATCTTCTACCAGATGATGTCTGGCTCCGTCAAAGGACTTAAAG AAATCTGCCTTCTGTCCAACAACGTCAACGATTATAACATCGTGTCGCAAGGCAAGACCAGCATCCCGGGCGTTGACGACGGCGCGGAAATGATACTTACCGAT GAAGCCTTTGACATCCTGGGCTTCACCCAAGAAGAGAAGGACAACGTATACAAGATCACCGCCGCTGTCATGCACATGGGTTGTATGAAGTTCAAGCAGAGGGGTCGCGAGGAACAGGCTGAGGCCGACGGCACTGAG GACGGTCAGAAGGTCGCCACGCTTCTCGGTGTCGACGTCCAGGACTTGTACAAGAACCTGCTGAAGCCCCGCATCAAGGTCGGAAACGAGTTCGTGACCCAGGGCCGTAACAAGGACCAGGTCACCAACTCCGTGGGTGCTCTCTGCAAAGGCATGTTCGATCGTCTCTTCAAGTGGCTCGTCAAGAAGTGTAACGAGACCCTAGACACCAAGCAGAAGAGACAGCACTTCATCGGTGTGCTGGATATTGCTGGTTTCGAAATCTTCGAC TACAACGGTTTCGAGCAACTCTGCATTAACTTCACGAATGAGAAGCTGCAGCAATTCTTTAACCATCACATGTTCGTCCTCGAACAAGAGGAGTACAAGCAGGAGGGCATCAACTGGACCTTCATCGATTTCGGGATGGACTTGCTCGCTTGTATCGATCTGATCGAAAAG CCTATGGGTATCCTCTCAATTCTTGAGGAAGAGTCTATGTTCCCGAAAGCCACTGACCTGACATTCGTTGAGAAGTTGAACAACAACCACTTGGGCAAGTCTGCTCCTTACTTGAAGCCCAAGCCCCCCAAGCCTGGTTGCCAAGCCGCTCACTTCGCTATTGGTCATTACGCCGGTAAT GTCGGTTACAACATCACTGGCTGGCTTGAGAAGAACAAGGACCCCCTTAACGACACCGTAGTCGACCAGTTCAAGAAGGGCCAGAACAAACTGTTGATCGAGATCTTCGCTGACCATCCTGGACAGTCCGGCCAGCCTGATGCTGGTGGCGGCGGCAAGG GAGGTCGCGGTAAGAAGGGCGGTGGTTTTGCTACTGTCTCTTCCGCATACAAG GAACAACTGAATAACTTGATGACAACGCTGAGGTCTACACAGCCTCACTTCGTGCGTTGTATCATTCCCAATGAATTGAAACAGGCCG GTCTCATCGACTCTCACCTTGTGATGCACCAGCTCACCTGTAACGGTGTGTTGGAAGGCATCCGTATTTGCCGTAAAGGTTTCCCCAACAGGATGGTCTACCCTGACTTCAAGCTCCG CTACAAGATCCTCGCTCCTCAAGCTGTGGAAAAGGAATCTGACCCCAAGAAAATCGCTCAAGTCATCTTGGATGCCACAGCCTTGGATGTCGAGTCCTACCGTCTCGGTCACACCAAG GTATTCTTCCGCGCCGGTGTCCTGGGTCAGATGGAGGAGTTGCGTGATGACAGGCTCTCCAAGATCATATCTTGGCTCCAGGCCTACATCCGTGGTTACCTCTCAAGGAAGGACTTCAAGAAACTGCAAGAACAGAG ATTGGCTCTCCAAGTGGTCCAGCGCAACTTGCGCAAGTACCTCCAACTGCGCACCTGGCCCTGGTGGAAGCTGTGGCAGAGGGTCAAGCCCCTGCTCAACGTCAGCCGCATCGAGGATGAGATCGCG AAACTGGAGGAGAAGGCACAGAAGGCCCAGGAGGCCTTCGAGAAGGAAGAGAAACTTCGCAAGGAAGTCGAGGCCCTTAATTCCAAACTCCTCGAAGAGAAGGCAAACCTTTTGGCTTCTCTCGAAGGCGAGAAGGGCTCGCTCTCTGAGATCCAGGACCGCGCCAACAAGCTCCAGGCGCAGAAGGCCGATATCGAGAGCCAACTTCGG GATACCCAAGACCGCCTCACTCAAGAGGAGGATGCCCGCAACCAACTCTTCCAAGCCAAGAAGAAGTTGGAACAGGAAGTGTCTGGCTTGAAGAAGGATGTAGAAGATCTCGAACTTTCCGTCCAGAAGTCCGAACAAGACAAGGCCACCAAGGATCACCAGATCCGCAACTTGAACGATGAGATCGCCCACCAGGACGAGCTCATCAACAAGCTCAACAAGGAGAAGAAGATGCAAGGCGAGAGCAACCAGAAGACCGCTGAGGAGCTGCAAGCGGCCGAGGACAAGGTCAACCACCTCAACAAGGTCAAGCAGAAGCTCGAGCAGACCCTCGACGAGCTCGAGGACTCCTTGGAGCGCGAGAAGAAACTGCGCGGTGACGTCGAGAAGCAGAGGAGGAAGGTCGAGGGTGACCTCAAGCTCACCCAGGAAGCCGTCGCCGACCTCGAGCGCAACAAGAAGGAGCTCGAACAGACCGTGCAGCGCAAGGACAAGGAAATCTCTTCCCTCACCGCCAAGCTCGAGGACGAGCAGTCCATCGTCAGCAAGACCCAGAAACAGATCAAGGAACTGCAAGCCCGCATCGAGGAGTTGGAAGAGGAAGTCGAATCCGAACGCCAGGCCCGCGCTAAAGCTGAGAAGCAACGCGCTGATCTCGCTCGGGAACTCGAGGAGCTCGGCGAGCGTCTCGAGGAAGCCGGTGGTGCCACCTCTGCTCAGATCGAACTCAACAAGAAGCGTGAGGCTGAGCTCAGCAAGCTCCGCCGCGACTTGGAGGAGGCCAACATCCAGCACGAGTCCACCCTCGCCAACCTCCGCAAGAAGCACAACGATGCCGTTGCTGAGATGGGCGAGCAGCTCGACCAGCTCAACAAACTTAAGTCCAA GGCTGAGAAAGAACGCGCTCAATACTTTAGCGAAGTCAATGACCTTCGCGCCGGTATCGACCACTTGTCCAACGAAAAG GCCGCCTCAGAAAAGATCATCAAGCAACTCCAACACCAGCTCAACGAGGTCCAGAACAAGGCTGATGAAGCTAACCGCACCCTCAACGACCTGGATGCCGCCAAGAAGAAGTTGTCCATCGAGAACTCTGACCTGCTCCGCCAGTTGGAGGAGGCCGAGTCCCAGGTGTCGCAGCTCTCCAAGATCAAGGTGTCGCTCACCACACAGTTGGAGGACACCAAGAGGCTCGCTGACGAAGAGGCTAGG gaaCGCGCCACACTTCTTGGCAAGTTCCGCAACCTCGAACACGACTTGGACAACATCCGCGAGCAAGTCGAAGAGGAGGCCGAAGGCAAGGCTGACTTACAACGCCAGCTTTCCAAGGCTAACGCTGAAGCTCAATTATGGCGCTCCAAGTACGAGTCTGAAGGCGTCGCTCGCTCTGAGGAACTCGAGGAGGCCAAGCGCAAGCTCCAGGCCCGCCTCGCCGAAGCAGAGGAGACCATCGAATCCCTCAACCAGAAGGTCGTTGCCCTCGAAAAGACCAAGCAGCGTCTCGCCACCGAAGTGGAGGACCTGCAACTCGAGGTCGACCGTGCCACTGCCATTGCCAATGCCGCTGAGAAGAAACAGAAGGCCTTCGACAAAATCATTGGCGAATGGAAGCTCAAGGTTGACGACCTTGCCGCTGAACTCGATGCCAGCCAGAAGGAATGCCGCAACTACTCCACCGAACTGTTCCGCCTCAAGGGTGCTTACGAAGAAGGCCAGGAACAACTCGAGGCCGTCCGCCGCGAGAACAAGAACCTTGCCGATGAAGTTAAAGACTTACTCGACCAGATCGGTGAGGGTGGCCGCAACATTCACGAAATCGAGAAGGCCAGGAAGCGTCTCGAAGCCGAGAAAGATGAGCTCCAGGCTGCCCTCGAGGAGGCCGAAGCGGCCCTCGAACAGGAGGAGAACAAGGTTCTGCGTGCTCAACTCGAGCTGTCCCAGGTCAGACAGGAGATCGACAGGAGGATCCAGGAGAAGGAAGAGGAATTCGAAAACACCCGCAAGAACCACCAACGCGCATTGGACTCCATGCAGGCTTCCCTCGAAGCCGAGGCTAAGGGCAAGGCTGAGGCCCTGCGCATGAAGAAGAAGCTCGAGGCTGACATCAATGAACTTGAAATCGCCCTCGACCATGCCAACAAGGCCAACGCTGAGGCTCAGAAGAACATCAAACGCTACCAGGGTCAAATCAAGGACCTCCAGACCGCTTTGGAAGAGGAACAGCGTGCCCGTGACGATGCTCGCGAGCAGCTCGGTATCTCAGAGCGTCGCGCTAACGCCCTCCAGAACGAACTCGAGGAATCTCGTACGCTTCTGGAACAGGCCGACCGCGCTCGTCGCCAGGCCGAACAGGAACTCGGCGATGCTCACGAACAGCTCAACGATCTCTCCGCACAGAACGGCTCACTCTCCGCCGCCAAGAGGAAACTCGAATCCGAGCTCCAGACCCTACACTCCGACCTCGACGAGCTCCTCAACGAGGCTAAGAACTCCGAAGAGAAGGCGAAGAAGGCCATGGTGGACGCTGCCAGGCTCGCCGACGAGCTCCGCGCTGAGCAGGAACACGCCCAGACACAGGAGAAACTCCGCAAAGCCCTCGAACAACAGATCAAGGAACTGCAGATCAGGCTTGACGAGGCCGAGGCGAACGCGCTCAAGGGAGGCAAGAAAGCCATCCAGAAACTCGAACAGAGGGTACGAGAGCTGGAGAACGAGCTCGACGGCGAACAGAGGAGACACGCAGACGCACAGAAGAACCTGCGTAAGGCCGAGAGGCGTATCAAGGAACTGACTTTCCAGGGTGAGGAGGACCGCAAGAACCACGAGCGTATGCAGGACCTCGTCGACAAACTTCAGCAGAAGATCAAGACCTACAAGAGGCAGATCGAGGAAGCCGAAGAAATTGCCGCCCTCAACTTGGCCAAGTTCCGCAAGGCGCAACAGGAATTAGAGGAAGCCGAAGAAAGGGCAGACCTTGCCGAACAAGCGATCAGCAAATTCCGTGGCAAGGGACGCGCGGGATCCGCAGCGAGAGGAGTCAGTCCGGCG CCCCGCTCGCGCCCCGCATTCGACGGTTTCGGCACCTTCCCACCAAGGTTCGACCTGGGGCCAGAAAACGATTTCTAA